DNA from Geobacter sulfurreducens PCA:
TTGTCGTTCATGATGAAGTCGGATACCGACCCGTCGTCGCTTACCAGGATGACCTTGCTGTCCTGGCCGCCGATATCGATGACCGCGCGGGTGTCGGGATTCAGGTACCAGGCCCCGCGCGCGTGACAGGAAATCTCCGTGACCCGCTGGTCGCTGAACGGCAGAGATACCCGGCCGTAACCGGTGCCCACCACGCGGGAGACGCTTTCTTCCCGGAGGCCGGCGGACGAAAGAGCTTCGCGAAAGGCCCGAAGGCCCGCCTCGCGCGGCTCCCAGCCGGTGGGTACCACTGCCCGGCCGCGAACCATGCCGTCGAACACGACTGCCTTGGTGGCGGTGGAGCCGATGTCGATCCCGACACTCACCATATCTGCCTCCCGCCGCAGCAGCGCCGCGGCATCACACAATCAGCACCCATTACAGGCGAATGACGGAACCGGCCGTGAGCAGCGCCTCGGCCGTGGTGAACATATTGGTTACCGTTCCGGCCGCGAGTTTCTCCTTGCAGTGGAAAAAGTCGAGACAGACGCCGCAAGAAAGGACCTCTACACCCCGGTTGCCCAGCTGCTCCAGCGCCTGAAGCACCTCCGACCCTTCGGTGGTGAGGAGCACGCCCGAGTTGAGGAACATCATCCGGTCAGGGAGACTCTCCTGGTCGAGCAGCGTAATGATGAAGCTCTTCATCAGGAGCCGGCCGAGGTCCTCGGGGCCGTCGCCCAGGCGGTCAGAGGTGATGAGCATGACCGTCCGGCCCTGCCGCGCGGGGTTCTCCGCCGGGGCCGAAGGGGCGCCCTCCCCGCTGCCGATGGTGATGGCAAAGCCGCCGTCCGCCTCCTCGACAGCCACCCTGAATCCCCGGTTGGCGGCGAAGCGGGCCACGTTCTCGCGGGGCGCCCCCGCATCGACGAGCACCCGCACGGTCTCTCCGCCTGCCTCCTCCAGTGCCCGCTTGGTGGTCACCACCGGAGCCGGGCACGCCATATTCCTGCAATCGATCGTTTTCATACGAGCTGTAACCTTCCTACATCCAGAGGACCCAGGAGTCCTGGATGTTCTTCATGAGCCAGTCGCCGGCAGCCTTTTCCACGAAATCGAACTTGTCGCCCCCCACGGCGCCGGCATATTCGGCGCACGGCGGGCAGACGCCGAACCAGGCCCCCTTGTCCTTGAGCTTTTTCATGATGCTTTCGGCATTGCCGAACTTCTTGAAGATGGGGGATTCGATCCGCCCGGCCTTGTTGCTGTTGGCCAGATCGGCCCCTTCCAGGTCATCCAGACGTGGAGCTTGCCCCAACCCTTGTCGGCAACCACCTGGGCCATGAGCAGGGCAAAGACGGCACGGTTCGGGTCATTGCCGCCATTGGTGATGACGATGACGTATTTGCCCTTCCCTTCCGGATCACCCGCAAATGCCTGCCCCCCCATGAGTCCGGCAAGGCCGGCCGCGCCGAGCCCCATGCCGATGGTCCTGAGGAAGTCACCCCTCGAAACCGCTTCCGCTACCGAAGATTCCGGGCACTCCGTTTCTTCCCTTTTCATGAGAATCCCTCCGTGATAAATTCATAGGATAAAATTATGCAAATTATCGACTAATTGACAGAAACAGGTCAAATTGATATTTTTCATATATAAAATAACTCCAATTGAGAAAGGCGATAGCGCTCCATGAACCTCAAGCAGCTCGAAGTATTTCTGGCCGTCGCCGAGAGCGGCAGTTTCTCCCGTGGCGCCGAAGCCACCTTCCTTACCCAGTCCACCGTAAGCCAGCACATTGCCGCCCTGGAGAGCGAGGTGGGCGTGCGGCTCCTGGACCGGACGAGCCGAGGGGCGCTCCTCACCGAGGGGGGGAAAATCCTGCTGGAGCACGCCCGGAAAGTGGTGGCCGGCAGCCGCGAGATCAGCAAAGTCATGCGGCGGTTCCGGGGACTTGAGGAGGCGGAGTTGCGCATCGGCGGCAGCACCATTCCCGCCGACTACATGATTCCCGCCATGCTCGCCTCGTTCCTGGGCCGGCACCCCGGCGTCCAGGTGACGCTGCTCCAGGGGGACAGCCGCGACATCCTGGACCGGATCGAGCGGGAGGACGCGGAGGTGGGCATCATCGGCAGCCGTTTCGACGAGGAGGGGTTCACCTTCACCCCCCTCGGCCGGGACGAGATACGACTCATCGCCGCCCCGGACCATCCTCTGGCGGGCACCGGAGCCGTTCCTCTCGCCGAGCTGGCGAACCACGGCTTCGTCTTCCGCGAGCTGGGGTCGGGCACGGCCAAGAGCGTTGCCGAGGCGCTGGCGGGGGCGGGCCTGCCCGCCGAGAAGCTCCACGTCCGCGCCTGCCTGGGAAGCAACGAGGCGGTCAAGCAGGCCGTTGCGGCGGGACTCGGCCTGTCGTTCGTGTCGGAGCTGTCGGTGCGCAAGGAACTTGCCCGGGGCGAACTGGTCGAACTGCCGGTGGAGGGGCTGACCATTGCCCGGACCTTTTATCTCGTCGCCCGTACCGGCCGGGAACTCTCCCCCCCGGCAGTCGCCTTCATCGGCGAACTGACCGGAACCCGGCTCGCCTGACCCGCGGCTCGACGCTCCCTCCTATCGCGCACCATGGAAAAGATTCTCATCATAGACGACGAGGCGTTCATCCGCGAAAACGTGGAGCGGATCCTCACCGACGACGGCTATCAGGTTCTCTGCGCCGCCTCCGGCACGGAGGCCCGCGAGATCGTTGCCGACGAGGACGTTGACCTGGTCCTGCTGGACCTGAACCTGGGCACCGAGGACGGCATCGAGGTCCTCAAGGAGCTGAAACTCCTGGACCCGGAGCTCCTCGTCATCATCATAACCGGCTTCGGCTCGGTGGAGAGCGCCGTGGACGCCCTGAAGCTGGGCGCGTTCCACTACATGAAGAAACCCTTCAAGGCGGACGCCCTGCGGGTCATCGTGAAACTGGCGCTCCAGACCCAGACCCTGCGGCGCGAGGTCCGCAATCTCCGCAAGGGGGATCTGACCCTGTTCGAAAATGTCCCCCTGGTGGGGGCCGGCGAGGGGCTGAAGGAGATCATCCGCCAGGTCAAGGAGGTGGCCCGCTTTCCCCTCTCCACGGTCCTCATCACCGGCGAGTCGGGCACCGGCAAGGAACTGGTGGCGCGCACCATTCACCACCTTTCGGACCGGCGCGAGGCCCCCTTCGTCGCCATCAACTGCGCCTCCATGCCGGTTTCGCTGCTGGAAAGCGAACTCTTCGGCCACGAGAAGGGGGCGTTCACCGATGCCAGCCAGCGCAAGCCGGGCCTTTTTGAAGAAGCCCACAAGGGGACCATCTTTCTGGACGAGATCGGCGAGATGGATGTCTCCATCCAGGCCAAGCTGCTGCGGGTGCTGGAAGACCGGAAGATCAGGCGGGTCGGCGGAACGCGGAACATCGACATCGACGTGCGGGTGATCGCCGCCACCAACCGCAACCTGCGCGACGCCATCCGCGAAGGGAACTTCAGGGAAGACCTCTACTATCGTCTCAACGTGTTCCCCATCCACATCCCGCCGCTGCGGGAGCGGAAAGAGGATATCCCGGTCCTGGCGAAATTCTACCTGGACCGTTACGGCCGCACCTTCAACCGCAGCTTCCAGATCATCTCGGCCGAGGCCCTGCGGCTGCTGGAAACGCACCCCTGGCCCGGCAACATCCGCGAGATGAAAAACGTCATCGAGCGGATCTGCATCATGCACGACGGCCCGGAACTGACCCCGAACCACCTTCCGCCCGAAATCAAGCAGACCGAGGGGAGCGTTGCCCCGCCGGCCACGGATGTAAGCGCGGATCTGGCCCAGGGGCTCGAAGCGGCCACCGACCGCTACGAAAAGCAGCTCATCGCTGCGGCCCTGGCCATGACCGGCAACAACGTGCTGCAGGCGGCCCAGATTCTCAAGATTCCGCGCGGAACGCTACGCTACAAGATGACACGGCACGGATTGCACGGGGGGGGGAGCGACGGGGGATAGGAAGCGGCAGGTACTGCGGAGTCAGAATTCAGCGACGATCAGCTCTGACAGGGGCTTGCGGTCCGAGTGGTGGGGGACCCCGGACGGACGGCCCACGGCGATCACCGCCATGAGCTCCAGATTCGGAGGGAGCCCCAGCAGGTCGCGCACCTGACCGGCGCTCTTCAGTATCTCGCCCAGCCACACGGCCCCGAGCCCCAGGGCGTGGGCCGCGAGCAGCATGTTCTGGAGGCAGGCTCCGATGGCCTGATGGTCCTTGGTCTCGTGGTACATGGCGTCCCGGTCGCAGAACACCGCAATGCTGACCGGCGCTCCTTCCACGATGTGGCGGTAGCGGGTGAGCCCCGCCAGGGACCGGAGCTTTTCCCGGTCGCGGACCACGGCGAACCGCCACGGCTGATTGTTGAGCCCGGACGGTGCCCATGCCCCGGCCCGGAGGATATCCTCCACCTCTGCGGGGCTCACCGGTTCATCGGTGAATTGCCGCACGCTGCGGCGCGAAAGAATTCCCTCGAGCAGTTCCATCAGCGCATCAACCGCCACAGGTAGATGAACGATCCTCCCACCGTCATGGCCGAAACGAGGCTCATGGCCTGGTGGACCGACATGGAAAAGGCTATCCGGCCCGGAAAGTCGGCCGCGTTGGAAGCCCCGCCCAGGAATTCGATCAGGTCAACCCACTCCGGGTCCCACTGGTAGACCTGGAGGTAGAGGGCCGACCCCTTCCAGAGGAACAGGCAGACAAAGGCAACCCCGAAGGCGATGAATCCGCCGGAGATGGGGGAGTCCTTGATCTGGCGGTAAATCTTCAGAATCATGTCGAAGTTGACGATGGAAAGAAAAACCCAGTTGGCGTTGTCGATCATCCTGATCTGGCGCAGGACGTAATCGGACGGCGGCGGGTTGGTGTAAATGAGCAGGGCCGACAGTGCGATGGCCCCCACGGTCAGGATGGCAACGGTGCGCTTGCTGCCGGTTATTTCAAGGGTCCGGGTGAAGAGGTAGTACTCCCTGAACCCGAATGTCAGCACAATGATGGCGATGGTGCTGATCACGTAGTGGATCGCCGCCAGATGGTGGTACATGGAAAAGGGGTTGAGCGCGTAGACCTGGCTGAAGAAAATGAGGCAGAAGCCGATGGCGATGCTAGTCCAGAGGCGGGCGTTGCCGATGCTGAAATAGATGCTGATGATGGCGGCGATCAGCCAGAAGAAGACCTCAACGATAGTCACTATGGTGACATTATGGAGAAACTCCACGTCAACCTCCCGTCAATTGGCTTACACCGACACTGCGGCCCTCTCCGCGAAATAAAAGCTTCTCCGGAGAGTTACGGCCATTGCAGATCTTTCGCACTACCTCGTTCTGTATAATACAACTCGTTAGGTAATGCAAATCTACAATTTACATGCCAATCCGTCCCTCCGGCATAACTACGCGGTACCGGTCAGCGTTCGAGACGCACGGCCGCCACGAGTTCTTCCAGTTCGAGTCCGCTCCCGACCACAACACCAAGGCTGCCGTCATCCTCGCGGCGATAGAGGTCGAAGAGGGGGCGGCGTTGTCCGTCCTCTCCCTTGACGCTCTTGGCGGTGACGATCCCCACCCGGGCAAGCTGGGGCTGGGAGCAGGAGTTGGGGCAGCCGGATATGGACCACCGGAGCGCCGCGGCATCGTCACCCATGGCGCCGATAACAGCCCGGGCCACGTCCCTGGTCGGCGCGAGTCCCATGGCGCATTCGTGGCTGCCGGGGCAGATGCGGAAGGCTACCCGCTGTTCGGGACGGTCCGCAGCGAATCCGGCGGCGGCCACGGCGTCGAGGGCATCCTGACGGCGCACGGATTCGGGCAGGAGGAAGCGCACGTTCTGATCACCGGTGAGCACCATGAAGCCGCCGGCAACGTCACGGGCCACGGCGGCCAAGGACCGCAGGCCGCCCGTTGTCAGTTCGCCGGCAAAGACCGGTGCCTCCACGCAGACGCCGCCGGCGGCGACGGACGGGAACAGCTCGCCGCTGAAGGAGTCGGCCAGGGGCAGAGGCTGGTCTCCCCGGCGCTCCGCCACCAAGGCGAGGAAGTCCTCGCGGCCCAGGTCGCGGACCAGATGCTTGAGACGCTTTCCCTTGGGCGCACGCTCCTTGTAGACCCGGACAATGGCCTCCACCAGGGGGATGATCCGATCCTCGGCCACCGCCTCCTCCACCAGGAATGCCGGCGAGGGTTCCCGGCCGAGGCCGCCGGCTGCCCAGACATCGTAGCGCGGTGCATCGGCCTCGTTCTCCCGGTGCACGAGCGACAGGTCCTGGATCAGGTGCCGCCCCTCGTTATCGCCGGTAAAAACGCCGATCTTGAATTTTTTAGGCAGCGCCTCGAAATGGGGATTGCGGGTAAAGTGCAGATGGAGCTTGTGGGCCAGTGACTGGACCAGGGGCCAGGCCGCGGCGGTGACCGAGCCGCAGACCACCCCGCGCACCGCCCCGCCGCAGGCGCCGCGGGAGGTGAGGCCCACGGCGGCAAGGCCGCGCCAGACCGATGAAAGGTGATCCTCGGTGAGGCCGTGCAGCTCGATGCTTCCCCTGGTGGTAAGATGGAGCAGGCCGCCGGCGAACCGGTCGGCGATGTCGGCCACCGCCTCGGCCTGCTCCGCTGAAAGAATGCCCGCCGGCACCTTTATCCGGAGCATGAAGGTCCCGGGTTGTCGCTGGGCATACACGCCGTCAATTCTGAGCTGTTGCGGATCGAATCGCATTGCCTACCTCTTTGGTAAATAATTTTAGCCAAAGAGTACCACAAAAATACTGCACTTTAAACCATAAAATACCCACCCAAATATACCGCACTATTCCCGATCATCTCTGCCGTACTTTTTTCGATCCTTTCCCTGTCCCTCGTCCCGCCGCTCCCGGGCCGGACGCTGGAGTTCGGGCTCGCGGGCCTGTTCCGGGCGGGGTGCGGGACGATTCGAGATTTCCCGCCCCTGGCCGCCGGCACCGGCGGGGGGCGCCGGCTTTACCTGCGGTGTCTGCTCCTCGGGGGCGGGGGCCTGCCTTTTCATCTCCGGCACCTGCTTCTTTACCTCCGGCATCTGCTTCCTTGTGTCGGGGGCGGGCGTCTTCACCTGGGGCGACCGTTGCTGGACGCGGGGCTGACGCACCGCATCATCCGGGCGTGGCGGGGGGGACGGCGCCTTGCCGGGAACGGCGCGCGGTACCGGGGGCGGGGGAGCGTTGCGTCCCTTCCCTTCTGGTGTCCGTTCGCGACCGGAGGGAAGCCCGGCACCTTTTCCGCCCTGCCGACTGCCGGACGGCGCCGGCGCGGCTTCCTGGCGATGCGGCGTTTCGCGGCGCTTGACCCGCATTTCGTCGGCCTGGCGGCCGGGGCTGAAGACCGATCCGGCGTCGCCGGGAACCGTGCGGCGGTCGCGCCGTACCTCCTCCGGTTTCAGCTTCCTGATGCGCTCCGGCGGCTGCCGTTCGGGTGCTATCCGCTTGTCGATGGGGCGCCGGGTTTCCCGGGCGGGCCTGATGGCCGGGGGACCGACCTCGACTCTGGCGGAGATGAACGGGTTCTCCCGCGCAATCGAACGCCCTCTCCTCCCCGTGATGAATGTGTCCCGGTCGATGATGGTGACGGCGTTGCGGACGTGAATGTGGCGGTATGTGCGGACCACTACCGGATTCACCGCCACGTTCGTGATATCAACGCTGAAGGGGCCGTAAAAGCCGATGCCGTAGTAAATCTCCCCTGGCGCCAGCGGGACCCAGGCCACGGTGTCCGAGCTGTACACCCACCCCACGTACCCAGGCCCCCAGTAGGCGGCGCCACGGGAGGGAGGCACCCAGCACCAGCCGACCCGGGACACGAATACCCACCGCCCGTAATGGTAGGGTGCCCACCCCCAGGGCTCATAGGAGATCCAGACGTAGGAGCCACGCACCCACGTCCACCGCCCCAGCCGATAGGGGGCCCAGTCCACGGCGGCTGAGACCCGGGGCGACCAGACGTAGCCGTACTCCCTCGCGTAGAGCCACCGGCCGTTGGCGTCCAGGTCAGCCGCGTAGTCGTCCAGTTCGTCGGGAACGTAACGGAGGCTTTCAGCCGCATCGGCCAGCAGCCGGTCCCGCTTCCGGTTCCAGGTTTCCCACTCGTCGGGCGAGCCGATCGGGGCGATCTCCGCCTGCTCGTCGGCCCTCAGCCGCAGCTCGCTGCCGGCGGAGACGCGTGTCGTGCCCTGGCGGGTCTCCACCACGGCATAGCCCTTGATCACTGCCACGACCGCGGTCCCTCCGCTCGTGGCGTCAACCATGACGATGGAGTTGTCGTAAATGCCGGTCGAGGCGTAGGGGGTGTCGACCCGGATGCGGTCGACCCCGCCCTTGCGATTGGTGAGATAGGCCCGTCCTTCGGCCAGGCTGAGCTGGAACGATTCCCGGCCCAGGTCGACGATGTCGAGGGCGGTCCGGGCATCGACCCGCACCTGGACTCCTCCCCGCACCTGGATCTCCGCCCGGCTCCCGTCCGGCGACCAGAGCCGGTCTCCTTCGGCCAGCGGCGTATTGACCGCCGCCGCTACCCACTCATTGGTGTCCTCGGTGAGTATCTGCACGTCTCCCGCCACCAGCGAAAGCCGGGCAGTACCAAGCTCGGCCGCGCCGACAACCGACGCGACCCAGAGGATCACAATGGCGCACAACGCTGCTGCGCGACTCACGATTCCCATGATCAACCTCCCCTCAGGCGTCCCGGGCGGGTGCTCTGCGGAAGGATTCCGGTCACGGCCGCCGGCTGCGACCCAACTGACCGGAATTACCGGCACACAGCACCCCGGCGGGATACCGGGCTGTTTTACAATTCTAGCGATGGACGGGCGGGGCGCAACGCACCCTCCATCCATCTGGCAAAGACCGCTCCTTTTCGCTATACTGTCGGACAATTCGCGTCCCGGAGGTCCCATGGCCCGCCCCCCCCTCGACCAGGTCCGCACCATCGGCATCATCTCCCACATCGACGCCGGCAAGACCACGGTGTCCGAACGCATCCTCTTCTACACCGGTGAAACCCACAAGATGGGCGAAGTCCACGACGGCGAGGCGGTCATGGACTGGATGCCCCAGGAGCAGGAACGGGGAATCACCATCACCTCCACCGCCACCGTTTGCACCTGGCGTAACCACCGGCTCAACCTGGTGGACACGCCCGGACACATCGATTTCACCATTGAAGTGGAACGGAGCCTCAGGGTCCTCGACGGCGCAGTGACCATCTTCAGCGCCGTGGAGGGGGTCCAGCCCCAGAGCGAATCGGTCTGGCGGCAGGCCGACCGCTACGGGGTCCCCCGCATCTGCTTCATCAACAAGATGGACCGGGTCGGCGCCGACCTGCGGGGCACCCTGCGTCAGATGGAAGAGAAGCTCAAGGCCCGGCCGGTGCTTCTCCAACTCCCCGTGGGCGAAGAAACCGGCTTCCGCGGGGTGATCGACCTCCTTGCCGAGGAGCTGATTACCTTTGCCGACGGGGACCAGGGACGAACGGTCAGCCGGGGTCCCGTGCCTGCGGACCTGCTGGACGCGGCCCGCGAGGGCCGGGATGCCGTTGCCGAGGCGGCCGCCGATTTCGACGACGCCATCCTCGCCGATCTCCTGGAAGGCAAGGATATCACCGCCGCCCGGCTGCGGGGCGCACTCAGGCTCGGCGTCCTGGCCTGCCGCATCTTCCCGGTGCTCCTGGGCTCTGCCCTCCGGAACAAAGGGATCCAGCCATTGCTGGACGCCGTGGTCGACTTTCTCCCCTCGCCCCTTGACGTTCCCCCTGCTAAGGGCAAACGTCCCGGCAGCGAAACCGTTGACGAACTCCCCTGCGACCCCGGCGGCCCCTTCTGCGCCCTGGCCTTCAAGGTCCAGTCGGAGGATGGACGCAAGCTCACCTATCTCCGGGTCTATTCGGGCACCATCAAAGCGGGCGGCGCGGTCTGGAACAGCTCCCGGGGGTGCTTCGAGAAGCTCGCCCGGCTCTTCCGGATGCATGCCCACAAGCGGGAACAGATCGAGGAGGCGGCC
Protein-coding regions in this window:
- a CDS encoding nitrite/sulfite reductase; the protein is MRFDPQQLRIDGVYAQRQPGTFMLRIKVPAGILSAEQAEAVADIADRFAGGLLHLTTRGSIELHGLTEDHLSSVWRGLAAVGLTSRGACGGAVRGVVCGSVTAAAWPLVQSLAHKLHLHFTRNPHFEALPKKFKIGVFTGDNEGRHLIQDLSLVHRENEADAPRYDVWAAGGLGREPSPAFLVEEAVAEDRIIPLVEAIVRVYKERAPKGKRLKHLVRDLGREDFLALVAERRGDQPLPLADSFSGELFPSVAAGGVCVEAPVFAGELTTGGLRSLAAVARDVAGGFMVLTGDQNVRFLLPESVRRQDALDAVAAAGFAADRPEQRVAFRICPGSHECAMGLAPTRDVARAVIGAMGDDAAALRWSISGCPNSCSQPQLARVGIVTAKSVKGEDGQRRPLFDLYRREDDGSLGVVVGSGLELEELVAAVRLER
- the yedF gene encoding sulfurtransferase-like selenium metabolism protein YedF, whose product is MKTIDCRNMACPAPVVTTKRALEEAGGETVRVLVDAGAPRENVARFAANRGFRVAVEEADGGFAITIGSGEGAPSAPAENPARQGRTVMLITSDRLGDGPEDLGRLLMKSFIITLLDQESLPDRMMFLNSGVLLTTEGSEVLQALEQLGNRGVEVLSCGVCLDFFHCKEKLAAGTVTNMFTTAEALLTAGSVIRL
- a CDS encoding nitroreductase, with translation MELLEGILSRRSVRQFTDEPVSPAEVEDILRAGAWAPSGLNNQPWRFAVVRDREKLRSLAGLTRYRHIVEGAPVSIAVFCDRDAMYHETKDHQAIGACLQNMLLAAHALGLGAVWLGEILKSAGQVRDLLGLPPNLELMAVIAVGRPSGVPHHSDRKPLSELIVAEF
- a CDS encoding DUF6600 domain-containing protein — its product is MGIVSRAAALCAIVILWVASVVGAAELGTARLSLVAGDVQILTEDTNEWVAAAVNTPLAEGDRLWSPDGSRAEIQVRGGVQVRVDARTALDIVDLGRESFQLSLAEGRAYLTNRKGGVDRIRVDTPYASTGIYDNSIVMVDATSGGTAVVAVIKGYAVVETRQGTTRVSAGSELRLRADEQAEIAPIGSPDEWETWNRKRDRLLADAAESLRYVPDELDDYAADLDANGRWLYAREYGYVWSPRVSAAVDWAPYRLGRWTWVRGSYVWISYEPWGWAPYHYGRWVFVSRVGWCWVPPSRGAAYWGPGYVGWVYSSDTVAWVPLAPGEIYYGIGFYGPFSVDITNVAVNPVVVRTYRHIHVRNAVTIIDRDTFITGRRGRSIARENPFISARVEVGPPAIRPARETRRPIDKRIAPERQPPERIRKLKPEEVRRDRRTVPGDAGSVFSPGRQADEMRVKRRETPHRQEAAPAPSGSRQGGKGAGLPSGRERTPEGKGRNAPPPPVPRAVPGKAPSPPPRPDDAVRQPRVQQRSPQVKTPAPDTRKQMPEVKKQVPEMKRQAPAPEEQTPQVKPAPPAGAGGQGREISNRPAPRPEQAREPELQRPARERRDEGQGKDRKKYGRDDRE
- a CDS encoding selenium metabolism-associated LysR family transcriptional regulator; translated protein: MNLKQLEVFLAVAESGSFSRGAEATFLTQSTVSQHIAALESEVGVRLLDRTSRGALLTEGGKILLEHARKVVAGSREISKVMRRFRGLEEAELRIGGSTIPADYMIPAMLASFLGRHPGVQVTLLQGDSRDILDRIEREDAEVGIIGSRFDEEGFTFTPLGRDEIRLIAAPDHPLAGTGAVPLAELANHGFVFRELGSGTAKSVAEALAGAGLPAEKLHVRACLGSNEAVKQAVAAGLGLSFVSELSVRKELARGELVELPVEGLTIARTFYLVARTGRELSPPAVAFIGELTGTRLA
- a CDS encoding sigma-54-dependent transcriptional regulator, which produces MEKILIIDDEAFIRENVERILTDDGYQVLCAASGTEAREIVADEDVDLVLLDLNLGTEDGIEVLKELKLLDPELLVIIITGFGSVESAVDALKLGAFHYMKKPFKADALRVIVKLALQTQTLRREVRNLRKGDLTLFENVPLVGAGEGLKEIIRQVKEVARFPLSTVLITGESGTGKELVARTIHHLSDRREAPFVAINCASMPVSLLESELFGHEKGAFTDASQRKPGLFEEAHKGTIFLDEIGEMDVSIQAKLLRVLEDRKIRRVGGTRNIDIDVRVIAATNRNLRDAIREGNFREDLYYRLNVFPIHIPPLRERKEDIPVLAKFYLDRYGRTFNRSFQIISAEALRLLETHPWPGNIREMKNVIERICIMHDGPELTPNHLPPEIKQTEGSVAPPATDVSADLAQGLEAATDRYEKQLIAAALAMTGNNVLQAAQILKIPRGTLRYKMTRHGLHGGGSDGG
- the fusA gene encoding elongation factor G, with protein sequence MARPPLDQVRTIGIISHIDAGKTTVSERILFYTGETHKMGEVHDGEAVMDWMPQEQERGITITSTATVCTWRNHRLNLVDTPGHIDFTIEVERSLRVLDGAVTIFSAVEGVQPQSESVWRQADRYGVPRICFINKMDRVGADLRGTLRQMEEKLKARPVLLQLPVGEETGFRGVIDLLAEELITFADGDQGRTVSRGPVPADLLDAAREGRDAVAEAAADFDDAILADLLEGKDITAARLRGALRLGVLACRIFPVLLGSALRNKGIQPLLDAVVDFLPSPLDVPPAKGKRPGSETVDELPCDPGGPFCALAFKVQSEDGRKLTYLRVYSGTIKAGGAVWNSSRGCFEKLARLFRMHAHKREQIEEAAAGDIVAAAGLKEVLTGDTLCDPAHRIVLEGLAVPEPVVSLAVEARGVDDRDKLLPALEKLQWEDPTFRVHEDEETGQTILTGMGELHLEVVVDRLQREFGVGVKTGRPQVVYRETITRAVERREIFRAEHEGKVQGGEVLLQLSPLPRGAGVRVNVPDAAELGIGKELRDAVADSIGRACSAGARTGYPLTDLEVRVAAIPVEPGVTTDAGVRAAAGRGLMLAARDAGPTLLEPVMNLEIVIPADYAGKVLGSVQQKRGRIEGISSQGDTETIRASVPLAEMFGYMTELRSATKGRGTYTMEFSHYDRAPIEVLRRFGLEA